The Pseudomonas pergaminensis nucleotide sequence CCCGTGCGCACGTTAATGTCGGTTTGGTGATAGCGCCTTTCGCAATCAATTGTTAAAAAGGAGGCCTTCTCAAAGCTACCTCCACGAAAGGACTTCGCATATGCCTGTCACGTTTACCAAGAGCGCCCTGCTGCTCGCCCTGATGCTCGGCCTTGGCCAGGCACATGCGCAAGACCCGATCAGCCCGGCTGAATTGGCGACAAACGAAGGCATTCCGTACCCGGCCGTGATCGCCCACCGTGGCGCGTCCTTTGATGCCCCCGAGTCCACCGCCGCCGCCTACAAGGTCGCCCGCGACCTGGGTGCCGATTACCTGGAAATGGACCTGCAGCGCAGCAAGGACGGCGTGCTGTTCGCCCTGCATGACAACAACCTGCAGCGCACCACCGACGTGGCCACCAAGTTCCCCGACCGCAAGGACGCCCCGGCCAACGAGTTCACCTGGAAAGAACTGCAAACCCTCGACGCCGGCAGCTGGTTCAACGCCGCCTACCCGGACCGCGCGCGCCCAGGTTTCGTCGGCCTGAAAATCCAGAGCCTGGACGACATCATCAAGATCGCCGAAGGCAACCCGCAGCACAAACCCGGCCTGTACATCGAAACCAAGGAGCCCAAGCAATTCCCGGGCATCGAAGCCGACCTCAAGAACAAGCTCCTGGACAAAGGCTGGCTGAGCTCCGCCGGCTCCAAGCTGGGCAAGAGCAACACCGGCGTCGGCCAGGGCAAGGGTCGCGTGGTGCTGCAAACTTTCGAAGTGGCGAGCCTGAAAGAGCTGCAGAAAGAAATGCCCAACACCCCGAAGATCCTGTTGCTGTGGGTGGGTGAAGGCAGCATCGAGCCGAAGAACAAGCAGACATTTGCTGAATCCGGCGAAACCACCAAGGCCGCCTACTACGCCAAGCAAGAGCCGAAAGACGCGGCCGAGTTCGAAAAGTGGGTCGACGAAGCCAAGAGCCTTGGCGCCATCGGCACCGGTCCCTCGGCTGAGCTGACAGACCACGGCGACCAGAGCTATTCGGACCTGGTCAAACCGGAAATGAACAAGCTGACCCACGACAAAGGCTTGCTGGTGCACGTCTACACCGTCGATGAGCCGGTGGACTTCGAGAAAGTGATGAAGGCCGGCGTCGATGGCATCTTCACCAACCGTGCCGCCGAACTGCTGAAGTTCTACAAGC carries:
- a CDS encoding glycerophosphodiester phosphodiesterase family protein produces the protein MPVTFTKSALLLALMLGLGQAHAQDPISPAELATNEGIPYPAVIAHRGASFDAPESTAAAYKVARDLGADYLEMDLQRSKDGVLFALHDNNLQRTTDVATKFPDRKDAPANEFTWKELQTLDAGSWFNAAYPDRARPGFVGLKIQSLDDIIKIAEGNPQHKPGLYIETKEPKQFPGIEADLKNKLLDKGWLSSAGSKLGKSNTGVGQGKGRVVLQTFEVASLKELQKEMPNTPKILLLWVGEGSIEPKNKQTFAESGETTKAAYYAKQEPKDAAEFEKWVDEAKSLGAIGTGPSAELTDHGDQSYSDLVKPEMNKLTHDKGLLVHVYTVDEPVDFEKVMKAGVDGIFTNRAAELLKFYKRWPSSSVQDLLNDYKY